One genomic segment of Trichococcus shcherbakoviae includes these proteins:
- the aroA gene encoding 3-phosphoshikimate 1-carboxyvinyltransferase, which translates to MDLTIQPHKLSGTVTVPPSKSLAHRAVICAALSDGICKIDNIALSDDIIATTEAMKAFGAVIEQDGSTLTITGAGQYVTAAKADENATTAEHLIDCNESGSTLRFVVPISTLFQGASRFIGRGNLGKRPLTIFYDIFEEQGISYKPTEGELDLVVDGNLKPGHFSFPGNVSSQFITGLLFTLPLLDGDSVITIITPLESIGYIDLTLDVMSAFCVTIENEGHQLFRIKGGQSYKATDYRVEGDYSQSAFFLCADALGNDLLVDDLSMDSLQGDRAVVSILEAMGVTFEQQGNGLIGTATAGLHGTLIDAAQCPDIIPVVALTACLSEGRTEIINAGRLRIKECDRLQATASELKKLGADIEELPEGLLIHGVKSLKGGETVWSYKDHRIAMMLAIAATVCEQPITVTDAECVSKSYPNFWEDYKAIGGKIQ; encoded by the coding sequence ATGGATTTGACGATACAGCCACATAAGCTATCGGGAACAGTGACTGTCCCGCCTTCAAAGAGTTTGGCGCACCGTGCAGTCATCTGTGCGGCGCTTTCCGACGGCATCTGCAAAATCGACAATATCGCGCTTTCGGATGACATCATCGCAACTACGGAGGCCATGAAGGCATTCGGAGCAGTCATCGAGCAGGATGGCAGCACTTTGACGATCACTGGCGCGGGCCAATACGTTACAGCAGCAAAGGCTGATGAAAACGCAACGACCGCTGAGCACCTGATCGACTGCAATGAATCCGGTTCAACTTTGCGTTTTGTCGTTCCGATTTCGACGCTTTTCCAAGGCGCGAGCCGCTTCATCGGCAGAGGGAATCTGGGCAAACGTCCTTTGACCATCTTCTACGATATTTTCGAGGAACAAGGCATCTCCTACAAACCGACTGAAGGCGAACTTGATTTGGTAGTGGATGGGAACCTGAAACCGGGTCATTTCTCATTTCCTGGAAATGTCAGCTCGCAATTCATCACGGGCCTTTTGTTCACTTTGCCGTTGTTGGACGGAGATTCGGTCATCACGATCATAACGCCGCTTGAATCGATCGGCTATATCGATTTGACGCTGGATGTCATGAGCGCTTTCTGTGTCACCATCGAAAATGAAGGCCATCAACTCTTCCGGATCAAGGGCGGACAGTCCTACAAAGCGACGGATTACCGCGTCGAAGGGGATTATTCCCAATCGGCTTTCTTCCTTTGCGCAGACGCATTGGGGAATGACTTGTTGGTGGACGACCTCTCGATGGATTCGCTGCAGGGTGACCGCGCTGTCGTCTCCATTCTGGAAGCCATGGGCGTCACTTTTGAACAGCAGGGCAACGGCTTGATCGGCACGGCAACAGCCGGGCTGCACGGCACACTGATCGACGCGGCGCAATGCCCGGACATCATTCCGGTTGTCGCTTTGACGGCTTGCCTGAGCGAAGGCAGAACAGAAATCATCAACGCCGGCAGACTGCGCATCAAAGAATGCGATCGTCTGCAAGCGACGGCCAGCGAATTGAAGAAACTGGGCGCTGACATCGAAGAATTGCCTGAAGGCCTGCTGATCCACGGCGTCAAATCGCTAAAGGGCGGAGAGACGGTCTGGAGCTACAAGGACCACCGCATCGCCATGATGCTGGCGATCGCTGCGACAGTCTGCGAACAGCCGATCACGGTCACGGATGCTGAGTGCGTTTCGAAATCGTATCCGAATTTTTGGGAAGACTATAAAGCAATAGGGGGCAAGATACAATGA
- a CDS encoding transcription repressor NadR, producing MKAAERRNEIIKLLEATDQPVNATQLAELLSVSRQVIVGDIALIRAKGIEILATPRGYLSASAFKGEGSLFTGKIACQHTRAETVTELNIIVDNGGEVVDVQVEHPVYGTLTGELHIRSRHDVIDFMSKIASNEAAMLSSLTGGVHLHTLACKDEDTFLRIKKELQEAGILYSG from the coding sequence ATGAAAGCAGCAGAGAGACGAAATGAAATCATCAAATTATTGGAGGCCACGGATCAGCCGGTGAACGCCACCCAACTGGCCGAATTGTTGTCGGTCAGCCGTCAGGTCATCGTGGGCGATATCGCCTTGATCCGCGCTAAAGGGATTGAAATTCTGGCAACGCCAAGGGGCTATCTTTCCGCGAGTGCATTCAAGGGCGAAGGGAGTCTGTTCACAGGCAAAATTGCCTGCCAACATACGCGAGCCGAGACAGTGACGGAACTGAACATCATCGTGGACAATGGCGGCGAGGTCGTGGATGTCCAAGTCGAGCATCCCGTCTATGGCACCTTGACCGGGGAGCTGCATATCCGTTCGCGCCATGATGTCATCGACTTCATGTCAAAAATCGCTTCAAATGAAGCAGCGATGCTGTCTTCGCTGACAGGTGGCGTGCATCTGCATACACTTGCCTGCAAGGATGAAGATACATTCCTGCGCATCAAAAAAGAACTGCAGGAAGCAGGCATCCTCTATTCCGGTTGA
- the pheA gene encoding prephenate dehydratase has product MTDLEDYRKELDVIDQELVALFEKRMHISQAIGNYKLVHDLPIFDEGREQRVVEKNLTNLKSEEFAVQTHHFLDTIMDLSKEVQKDVRAASNDYEQIFAIHEPKPPAQIGYFGETGSFCEEAMLAYFKEAPRDPKNYHTFESLFVGIQNGEIDYGVLPVENSSTGAISQVLDLLYKYGLSIVGEQYIKIEQHLIGLKGTGLDQIEEVYSHPQGFQQSTDYFKNHEQWRQIPFHSTSDSAKMVKDSGDAHKGAIASRRAAQIHGLSILAESIQNQSENTTRFIIVGKDLESNPRCNKVSVVFSLDNQAGTLFKLLRHFARYHINLIKIESRPVEGEKWEYLLYLDFEGNIADENVHEALRFIHRSSVYFRLLGCYKAATENK; this is encoded by the coding sequence ATGACGGATTTAGAAGACTATCGCAAAGAGTTGGATGTCATTGATCAGGAGCTTGTGGCTCTGTTCGAAAAACGGATGCACATTTCCCAAGCCATCGGCAATTATAAGCTGGTGCATGATTTGCCCATCTTTGACGAAGGCCGTGAGCAGCGTGTAGTGGAAAAGAATCTTACCAATCTGAAGAGTGAAGAGTTTGCGGTGCAGACCCATCACTTCTTGGATACGATTATGGATCTTTCGAAGGAAGTCCAAAAGGATGTCCGGGCAGCCTCGAACGATTATGAGCAGATTTTTGCGATCCACGAACCGAAGCCGCCCGCTCAGATTGGTTATTTTGGGGAAACGGGTTCGTTCTGCGAAGAAGCGATGTTGGCCTATTTCAAGGAAGCGCCCCGCGATCCGAAAAACTACCATACCTTCGAATCGTTGTTCGTTGGTATCCAGAATGGGGAAATCGATTACGGCGTTCTGCCAGTGGAAAACTCTTCCACTGGTGCGATTTCTCAAGTGCTTGATCTGTTGTACAAATACGGCCTTTCCATCGTGGGCGAGCAATACATCAAAATCGAGCAGCATCTGATCGGCCTGAAGGGGACCGGTCTGGATCAGATCGAGGAAGTCTATTCGCACCCGCAAGGTTTCCAGCAATCCACCGATTATTTCAAAAATCATGAGCAGTGGCGTCAGATTCCGTTCCACAGCACATCCGACAGCGCAAAAATGGTGAAGGACTCTGGTGATGCCCACAAAGGCGCCATCGCCAGCAGAAGGGCCGCCCAGATCCATGGCCTCTCGATTTTGGCGGAAAGCATCCAGAATCAGAGCGAAAATACGACCCGCTTCATCATCGTCGGCAAAGACCTCGAGTCGAATCCGCGCTGCAACAAAGTCAGCGTGGTATTCTCTTTGGACAATCAAGCCGGCACGCTGTTCAAGCTGCTGCGTCATTTCGCGAGGTACCATATCAACCTGATCAAAATCGAATCCCGCCCTGTCGAAGGGGAGAAATGGGAATATCTGCTGTACCTGGATTTCGAAGGCAACATCGCCGACGAAAACGTCCATGAAGCCCTGCGCTTCATCCACCGGAGCAGCGTCTACTTCAGACTTCTGGGCTGCTATAAGGCCGCTACCGAAAACAAATAA
- a CDS encoding iron-containing alcohol dehydrogenase family protein gives MTKELIVRTGPQEYECRAGVLSTLPKRLEERFVKNILIVHGTVSWEKARPYLEDLYQAGFSITEMAFSGECSYEEVDRIVGLAAQHKSDAIIGIGGGKIMDAVKYAAAKAGCILNVMIPTLASNCAPWTSLSVMYTEDGVFIRYDFLQQQASLLLLEPKLIIDSPKDFFVAGLADTLAKWYESDEILSLPENAQQPMLMMARQAAYICRQSILDHAELAIASLEAGEVTEAFVKLTEVIISISGMVGGMGDAFARTTIAHEIHDAITIFPESHHFLHGHKVAYGIMVQLAYEKKWAEIDNLIPFYEHLDIPKSLYDLHLDKLDAEGIMEIARLSTKPEAPAHGLPYDVTAELMAEAILALEDYMANLPEL, from the coding sequence ATGACGAAAGAATTGATCGTAAGGACAGGACCGCAAGAATATGAATGCAGAGCAGGCGTCCTGTCGACTTTGCCGAAACGCTTGGAAGAGCGTTTCGTAAAAAATATTTTGATTGTGCACGGAACCGTATCCTGGGAAAAAGCCCGTCCCTACCTCGAAGACCTGTATCAGGCCGGTTTTTCGATCACCGAAATGGCTTTTTCGGGCGAATGCAGCTATGAAGAGGTCGACCGCATCGTCGGGCTGGCCGCACAGCACAAAAGCGATGCAATCATCGGTATCGGCGGCGGGAAAATCATGGATGCGGTGAAGTATGCTGCCGCGAAAGCGGGCTGCATACTGAATGTGATGATCCCGACGTTGGCGAGCAATTGCGCGCCTTGGACGTCCTTGAGCGTCATGTACACCGAGGATGGCGTCTTCATCCGCTATGATTTCCTGCAGCAGCAAGCTTCGCTTTTGTTGCTGGAACCAAAATTGATTATCGATTCGCCGAAGGATTTCTTTGTGGCCGGATTGGCGGATACGCTGGCAAAATGGTACGAATCGGATGAAATCCTTTCGCTGCCTGAGAATGCCCAACAACCGATGCTGATGATGGCGCGCCAAGCGGCATACATCTGCAGACAGAGCATCCTCGATCACGCCGAGTTGGCGATCGCCAGCTTGGAAGCGGGGGAAGTGACGGAAGCTTTTGTGAAGCTGACAGAGGTCATCATTTCCATCAGCGGCATGGTCGGCGGGATGGGCGACGCCTTTGCGCGGACGACCATCGCCCATGAAATCCATGATGCCATAACCATTTTCCCGGAGTCGCATCATTTCCTGCATGGGCATAAGGTAGCCTATGGCATCATGGTCCAATTGGCTTACGAAAAGAAATGGGCGGAGATCGATAATCTGATTCCGTTTTATGAACATTTGGACATTCCGAAGAGCCTCTACGATCTGCACTTGGATAAACTGGACGCTGAAGGAATTATGGAAATCGCCCGTCTGTCCACCAAACCTGAAGCACCGGCGCACGGCCTGCCATATGATGTCACTGCCGAGCTGATGGCGGAAGCGATCCTGGCGCTCGAGGATTATATGGCGAATTTGCCTGAACTCTGA
- a CDS encoding cytidine deaminase, whose product MNSEELVSRARTVMQHAYSPYSHFPVGAAVLYKDGEVIEGVNVENVSFGATNCAERTALFTGVTRGYRKDDVAAIAIAGDTDTFLPPCSICRQVMVELCGYETPVYLSDKHGKIKELTIKELVPYAFTDLDM is encoded by the coding sequence ATGAACAGTGAAGAATTAGTTTCAAGAGCAAGAACGGTCATGCAGCATGCATACAGTCCCTATTCGCATTTTCCGGTAGGAGCGGCAGTCCTCTATAAGGACGGCGAAGTGATCGAAGGCGTGAACGTGGAAAATGTTTCCTTCGGCGCGACAAACTGCGCTGAGCGGACCGCCTTGTTCACCGGAGTGACGAGAGGCTACCGCAAAGACGACGTCGCAGCCATCGCCATCGCCGGCGACACGGATACGTTCCTTCCGCCGTGCAGCATCTGCCGCCAGGTGATGGTGGAATTGTGCGGGTACGAAACACCAGTCTACCTTTCAGACAAGCACGGGAAAATCAAGGAGCTGACAATCAAAGAGTTGGTTCCTTACGCCTTTACCGATTTGGATATGTAA
- a CDS encoding AEC family transporter has translation MISIVFQQLLTMFTIMFFGFILIRSKVITSEGTRQISTILSLFVMPATMITSFNADFDAHRLKLLLWATLAAFLTISIRAFIAHVLLKKEDRIDKYATIFPNAGFVGIPLVLATVGYDGVFFMSGYIMANNVTQWTYGQYLISGDKKAMTLRQTLLNPGMIGAAIGLSIYISRLPVPTFLWKSVDSLAALNTPLAMIILGSYIANSNFSELLAFPKAYWTTFLRLIVTALISIGIIYLLPIDDYMVEIVLTIASCAPAATNTAILGRLFGGDYEYGARLVVLTTLLSLFTIPIIVQFAQLLFG, from the coding sequence TTGATAAGCATCGTTTTCCAACAGCTGTTGACCATGTTCACTATCATGTTCTTTGGTTTTATTCTGATCCGGTCGAAAGTCATCACCAGCGAGGGTACGCGTCAGATATCGACTATCCTCTCCTTGTTCGTGATGCCCGCGACCATGATCACATCTTTCAATGCCGATTTTGACGCACACCGCTTGAAGCTGTTGCTATGGGCAACGCTAGCGGCTTTTCTGACGATTTCCATCCGCGCATTCATCGCCCATGTGCTGCTGAAAAAAGAGGACCGCATCGATAAATATGCCACAATTTTCCCGAATGCCGGTTTTGTCGGCATCCCCTTGGTGCTTGCGACCGTGGGCTATGATGGCGTCTTTTTCATGTCCGGTTACATCATGGCAAACAACGTCACCCAGTGGACTTACGGCCAATATCTGATTTCGGGCGACAAAAAAGCGATGACCTTGCGGCAAACCCTTCTCAATCCCGGCATGATCGGGGCTGCCATCGGTTTGTCCATCTACATCAGCCGCTTGCCGGTCCCTACTTTTCTCTGGAAGTCCGTCGACAGCTTGGCCGCGTTGAATACACCGCTGGCCATGATCATCCTCGGCAGCTACATCGCCAACAGTAATTTTTCGGAATTGTTGGCTTTCCCGAAAGCGTATTGGACCACTTTCCTGCGTTTGATCGTCACCGCCCTTATTTCGATCGGCATCATCTATTTGCTGCCGATCGATGACTATATGGTGGAAATCGTCCTGACCATCGCTTCCTGTGCTCCGGCTGCAACGAACACCGCCATCCTTGGCCGTTTGTTCGGCGGCGACTACGAATACGGCGCACGTCTTGTGGTCCTGACGACTTTACTGTCTTTATTTACAATCCCGATCATCGTGCAATTTGCACAACTGTTGTTCGGATAA
- a CDS encoding zinc ribbon domain-containing protein — MKICTYCHNRIPKEALICPMCGSDVSGSDAIHQDDFYQSTLFEDNTENFVDLTADEDDETAEAASRAEKQAFSFNEALNKFIRYVRFLWKKMKDPAETRKSRRESHNLYGYFTFVLSALLSAGLVTRIAVALANQYDLLSQISLLPTVTFQVEPVVWFMKNFLLFLAFYYLYPFLAYLIKTFFLHRRHAFHNWMTQYAGMNAFALLLLGTAFVISLIAPILMAVPVLLLFLVHLSSYLVTFIASLYQTINETKRDTLYLCLGGISAHLLLMMTIAYVLFLKM, encoded by the coding sequence ATGAAGATATGTACCTATTGCCATAATCGCATACCGAAAGAGGCTTTGATCTGTCCGATGTGCGGGTCGGATGTTTCCGGTTCGGACGCAATCCATCAAGATGATTTTTATCAATCCACTTTATTCGAAGATAACACGGAAAATTTTGTCGACCTGACGGCTGATGAGGATGATGAAACGGCTGAAGCGGCTTCGCGCGCTGAAAAGCAGGCTTTCTCTTTCAATGAAGCATTGAATAAATTCATCCGCTATGTGCGTTTTTTGTGGAAAAAAATGAAAGACCCAGCGGAGACCCGAAAATCGCGCAGAGAAAGCCACAATCTATACGGCTACTTCACCTTTGTCCTATCGGCGTTGCTCTCAGCTGGATTAGTGACCCGGATTGCGGTCGCATTGGCTAATCAATATGATCTGCTTTCGCAGATTTCACTGCTTCCGACAGTCACATTCCAGGTCGAACCGGTTGTTTGGTTCATGAAGAATTTCCTGCTGTTCTTGGCGTTCTATTATCTTTACCCATTCTTGGCGTACCTCATCAAGACATTCTTTTTGCATAGACGCCACGCCTTCCACAACTGGATGACGCAATATGCAGGAATGAACGCTTTTGCTTTGTTGCTGTTGGGCACTGCGTTTGTGATCAGCCTCATCGCCCCAATCCTGATGGCGGTTCCGGTGCTGTTGTTGTTCTTGGTCCATCTGTCCAGCTATCTGGTGACGTTCATCGCCAGCCTGTACCAGACGATCAACGAAACGAAACGGGATACCCTTTACCTTTGCCTCGGCGGAATCAGCGCACATTTGCTGCTGATGATGACGATCGCCTATGTATTATTCCTGAAAATGTAA
- a CDS encoding S-ribosylhomocysteine lyase, with product MAKVESFELDHNLVKAPYVRQAGYEVHDTGAVVTKFDLRFVQPNQDALPTGAMHTLEHLLAINIRDYVDGVIDLSPMGCRTGFYMICWGEHTPEEIATALEKVLQIVLETTVVPATTAKECGNYRDHSLFGAQEYAKQVLAAGISRDPFTRTV from the coding sequence ATGGCTAAAGTAGAAAGTTTTGAATTGGACCACAATTTGGTGAAGGCTCCTTATGTCCGCCAAGCGGGCTACGAAGTGCACGATACAGGAGCTGTCGTCACAAAATTCGATCTGCGTTTTGTGCAGCCCAACCAGGATGCATTGCCGACAGGGGCTATGCACACGCTGGAACACCTTTTGGCGATCAATATCCGCGATTACGTGGACGGCGTCATCGACCTTTCGCCGATGGGTTGCCGCACCGGTTTTTACATGATCTGTTGGGGTGAACATACTCCGGAAGAAATCGCTACTGCTTTGGAAAAAGTGCTGCAGATTGTATTGGAAACGACAGTAGTTCCCGCAACGACGGCAAAGGAATGCGGAAATTACCGCGATCATTCCTTGTTCGGCGCACAAGAATACGCGAAGCAAGTGTTGGCGGCCGGCATCAGCCGCGATCCATTCACGCGTACAGTCTAG
- a CDS encoding ISLre2 family transposase encodes MEKIIAEIHHIIKDSNHVLDAETTLQAYFSDLVSQLMKEALEALDSELYVPFKAEGWRIANRDSRTITFTFGTVEFMRRRLKKKGEKSFFPLDNICGFNKSERYSTLLQKQVAELVTGSVYRGVAEAVTKLTSFSMSHGTVGNIVKSVGEKQAQWEKQNLEEYEVALPEEQKEVPFLLVEGDGIVIKGKGKRKEEIHRVQIAEGVTTSGKRKKLKNPIFVSSLKSAKDAWEKAAIYLGSHYDLKNTVVISNTDGGSGYRAEDCAMAIGVCKEHIHQVDRYHVHKKIKSRLSWCPEMELPLKKALWSYDWDSIAIVLDTIESKISLEQEKDQKEELRLLAAYLERNWAYLRPLREIESCKGIRGIGSCESNHRPYSYRMKGNGKYWSHDGARAMVSIIEGKKMGTLEKALTEPVRTVPESLAVKLKFAVRNALKKHSGRERTPARQAGIPAMNATCSMGMMKKIFAS; translated from the coding sequence ATGGAAAAAATTATAGCAGAAATTCACCACATAATAAAGGATTCAAATCATGTGCTTGATGCAGAAACTACGCTTCAGGCTTATTTCTCAGATCTTGTAAGTCAACTCATGAAGGAGGCCTTAGAGGCCTTGGATAGCGAGTTGTACGTTCCGTTTAAAGCGGAAGGATGGCGTATCGCCAACAGGGATTCACGCACGATTACTTTCACATTCGGTACAGTCGAGTTTATGCGTAGACGTTTAAAGAAGAAAGGTGAAAAGAGCTTTTTCCCACTGGATAACATCTGTGGCTTCAATAAAAGCGAGCGCTACTCTACCCTTTTACAAAAGCAAGTGGCCGAACTTGTGACTGGCAGCGTCTACCGCGGTGTGGCCGAAGCCGTCACTAAACTGACTTCGTTCAGCATGAGCCATGGAACAGTGGGCAATATTGTGAAATCGGTAGGAGAAAAGCAAGCGCAGTGGGAGAAACAAAACTTAGAAGAATACGAAGTGGCCTTACCCGAAGAACAGAAAGAAGTACCTTTTCTCTTGGTAGAAGGCGATGGGATCGTCATTAAAGGCAAGGGGAAAAGAAAAGAAGAGATCCACCGAGTCCAAATAGCAGAAGGCGTCACAACAAGCGGGAAAAGAAAGAAACTGAAAAATCCGATATTTGTGTCATCGTTGAAATCAGCGAAAGATGCATGGGAGAAAGCAGCGATTTATTTAGGGAGTCATTACGATCTCAAAAATACGGTAGTCATTTCGAACACCGATGGTGGCTCAGGTTATCGGGCAGAGGACTGTGCCATGGCAATTGGTGTGTGTAAGGAACATATCCATCAGGTGGATCGCTATCACGTTCACAAAAAGATTAAGAGCCGTCTTTCTTGGTGTCCAGAGATGGAACTGCCGCTGAAAAAGGCCCTATGGTCCTATGATTGGGATTCGATTGCGATTGTGTTGGATACGATTGAAAGTAAAATCTCGCTAGAACAGGAGAAAGATCAAAAAGAGGAGTTACGACTTTTGGCAGCCTACCTAGAAAGAAACTGGGCGTATCTTCGTCCGTTAAGAGAAATCGAATCCTGCAAAGGAATCCGGGGAATTGGAAGCTGTGAAAGTAATCATCGACCTTACAGCTACCGAATGAAAGGTAATGGGAAATACTGGAGCCATGATGGCGCTCGGGCGATGGTCTCCATCATTGAAGGTAAGAAGATGGGAACCCTAGAAAAAGCGTTAACGGAGCCAGTACGTACCGTTCCGGAAAGTTTAGCGGTAAAACTGAAATTCGCAGTCAGAAATGCGTTAAAGAAACATTCTGGCAGAGAGAGGACACCCGCTAGACAGGCTGGTATACCAGCGATGAACGCGACCTGCAGCATGGGAATGATGAAGAAAATATTTGCGAGTTAA
- a CDS encoding VOC family protein, which produces MKMLHTCIRVQHLDKSIAFYKEAFDFREKKKLDYPEHKFSIVYLGLEDDDYELELTYNYDHEPYNIGDGYGHIAIGVDEFEALHDKQVAAGFNVTDYKGLPDSSVRYYFITDPDGYKVEVIQNK; this is translated from the coding sequence ATGAAAATGTTACACACATGCATCCGCGTGCAGCACCTCGATAAATCGATCGCATTCTACAAAGAGGCTTTTGATTTCCGCGAGAAAAAGAAACTGGATTACCCTGAGCACAAGTTTTCGATCGTCTACTTAGGTTTGGAAGACGATGACTACGAGTTGGAGTTGACTTACAATTACGATCACGAACCGTACAATATCGGTGACGGTTACGGCCACATCGCCATCGGGGTGGATGAATTTGAAGCCCTCCATGACAAACAGGTGGCTGCCGGATTCAACGTGACCGACTACAAAGGCTTGCCTGATTCATCCGTAAGATACTACTTCATCACCGATCCGGATGGCTATAAGGTTGAAGTCATCCAGAACAAATAG
- the aroC gene encoding chorismate synthase has protein sequence MSGVFGNKLKVSIFGESHGSAIGVTIDGLPPGHKIDMDQVLEEMKRRAPGQGALTTPRKEKDQPEILSGYFNDMTTGSPLAAIIRNSDTRSKDYGQMKKLMRPGQADYPGYVRYDGFNDYRGSGHFSGRITAPLVFAGAIAKQLLEKQGITIGGHVKSVAKIQDDSFLNTEVTPEMLKSFASKELPLLNESLEEEMRNLIREAKASGDSVGGTAEICVLGIPAGVGNPFFDSVESVLAHILFSVPAIKGLEFGSGFGIAEMLGSEANDSYYYDGDQIKTRTNHNGGILGGITDGMPIIYKVAIKPPASITKLQQTINIEDKTDAELSVEGRHDPIIVPRAIPVLEAVTAIAILDLLLDSKFYKYD, from the coding sequence ATGAGCGGTGTATTTGGGAATAAATTAAAGGTATCCATCTTCGGAGAATCACATGGTTCCGCAATCGGCGTCACCATCGACGGTCTGCCGCCAGGCCATAAGATCGATATGGATCAAGTTCTTGAGGAAATGAAGCGGAGAGCGCCAGGTCAAGGGGCTTTGACGACGCCGAGGAAAGAAAAAGATCAACCTGAGATCTTGAGCGGTTACTTCAACGACATGACGACAGGCAGCCCGCTTGCGGCGATCATCCGCAACAGCGATACGCGTTCCAAAGACTACGGTCAGATGAAGAAATTGATGCGCCCAGGCCAGGCTGATTACCCAGGCTATGTCCGTTACGACGGCTTCAATGATTACCGCGGCAGCGGCCATTTCTCCGGCCGGATCACGGCACCTTTAGTGTTTGCGGGCGCAATCGCGAAGCAATTGCTTGAAAAGCAGGGCATCACCATCGGCGGCCACGTCAAGAGCGTAGCCAAAATCCAGGATGACAGCTTCCTGAACACGGAAGTCACACCGGAAATGCTGAAAAGCTTTGCCAGTAAAGAACTGCCGTTGTTGAACGAGTCGCTTGAAGAGGAAATGCGCAATCTGATCCGCGAAGCGAAAGCCAGCGGCGATTCCGTCGGTGGAACTGCGGAAATATGTGTATTGGGCATCCCGGCAGGAGTCGGCAATCCGTTCTTTGATTCCGTTGAGTCCGTTCTGGCGCATATTCTTTTCTCCGTGCCTGCCATCAAAGGTTTGGAGTTCGGGAGCGGCTTCGGCATCGCAGAAATGCTTGGATCGGAAGCGAATGATTCCTATTATTATGACGGCGACCAGATCAAGACCCGCACGAACCATAACGGCGGTATTTTGGGCGGCATCACGGACGGCATGCCGATCATCTACAAAGTGGCGATCAAGCCGCCAGCTTCCATCACGAAGCTGCAGCAGACCATCAACATCGAAGACAAGACGGATGCGGAATTATCGGTTGAGGGCAGACACGATCCGATCATCGTACCGCGCGCCATTCCTGTATTGGAAGCCGTGACGGCAATCGCGATCCTGGATCTGCTGTTGGATTCGAAATTCTATAAATACGACTGA
- a CDS encoding carbonic anhydrase, with amino-acid sequence MEKLLEGIVNFRRGDFESHRELFKGLKASQKPHTLFISCSDSRIDPNMITGTLPGELFIVRNIANIVPPYRMTTEYVATTSAIEYAVLALGVENIIICGHSNCGGCAACLHPEGKLEELPHTRKWLELIHPVRDRVLKEIPESEPEARAWMMEQGNVVEQLKHLITFPYIAEKMREGKLKISGWHYIIETGEVFIYDRKKGEFLLGNG; translated from the coding sequence ATGGAAAAGTTATTAGAAGGTATCGTCAATTTCAGAAGAGGGGATTTTGAATCTCATCGTGAGCTTTTCAAAGGTTTGAAAGCTTCCCAGAAGCCTCATACGCTCTTTATTTCCTGTTCTGATTCACGTATCGATCCAAATATGATCACCGGAACGTTACCAGGCGAATTGTTCATCGTCCGTAACATCGCCAATATCGTGCCGCCTTATCGGATGACTACTGAATACGTGGCAACGACATCCGCCATAGAGTATGCCGTGCTCGCGCTCGGCGTAGAGAACATCATCATCTGTGGCCATTCCAACTGCGGCGGCTGTGCTGCTTGCCTGCATCCCGAAGGCAAACTGGAGGAGTTGCCGCACACCCGCAAATGGCTGGAACTGATCCATCCGGTCCGCGACCGCGTCCTTAAGGAAATCCCGGAATCCGAACCCGAAGCACGGGCTTGGATGATGGAGCAAGGTAATGTCGTGGAGCAGCTGAAGCATTTGATAACTTTCCCGTACATTGCCGAAAAAATGAGGGAAGGCAAACTGAAAATCAGCGGGTGGCACTACATCATCGAGACCGGTGAAGTCTTCATCTATGACCGGAAAAAAGGCGAATTTTTGTTGGGCAACGGTTGA